A single genomic interval of Alteromonas sp. CI.11.F.A3 harbors:
- a CDS encoding diguanylate cyclase domain-containing protein — translation MLPLFFCVPASATSSWHTLHQPTFYTPLAETSLIDGPILSVLETNDGFIWIVDSKGLWRWDSQSLKAVSFENKQSDTPSPQIQATFVTKSGEVWVGTQQGLYRLNQEKLQLNAYEESLLSDVSILNLNVTSIANNKIFTFASDRALFIFNDTTKKLLGFELPHRARIHALHVDSKHQLWVGSGQGLFQFPLVDIASSGVEHSPLLVEVGSYKKPRISSILSTASGSLVVGTADKGLFIQNEDASFRQLAMGTTTLPWLFTMSEIKPDLLLLGTFGQGLIEVNINTHKTRQFLHNPLQPASLADDNIWSTFTDSKGLVWIGAGHTLNIFDANNQSIINIFGGANIDKSLSYRKVHSVQSHHGELFVGSGNAGIEILSPVKGKIEQRWETSENPVETLHVAKNGDVYASSNFASVKVDSATKQALLLAVSTRHPSTFTTAFLSTETSLWLGGTDGLWVQHNATEKHIEFADSIAERRIASLAIDKNRLWIGTWQGLVKGDIQMGETIDLATSYIAHPILKQQYISSLFVDDNGYLWVGTGSAGLFVKPTHADWIQIESTSGLPGNNIAAIAGESEDHIWVSTTQGIAAINRHKFAVSWAVVAPSVVNAPYAPSAATITNENDIVFGGINGLTIIDSNNVTFAKPPLPVVLTDITLVHHDDTIESLGQAATDLTLPPLTKRITFEFTALDYLTPEHTHYRYRVLGLDGNWIQANAEQRLAVITMPQPGDYTLQIEYSYDGVTWEKNALHRKLLVMPAWYQTALAKFVAILCLCVAVYIGHLLGVKHHRHRQAFLEKLVNARTTELSIANKQLSEQAAALKEASLTDPLTGLHNRRYLTQHIERDIALVQRYYANCDQTYTEPKNHYDILFFVIDLDHFKKINDTYGHQAGDKVLVETQKRLKRIFRETDYLIRWGGEEFLVVVHNTPREEACVLAERAVDIVGSIEFQLTEETSKHVTCSIGYAAYPLSQQHYDIFDWQTTIGLADTALYGAKNNCRNTWMGLTSIPPSTNRKALEKVAKVPSSIFTYAQVQQPNSAKL, via the coding sequence GTGTTGCCATTGTTTTTTTGTGTCCCCGCTTCAGCTACCTCTAGCTGGCACACGCTTCATCAGCCCACGTTTTACACGCCTTTAGCCGAGACTTCACTAATTGACGGCCCAATCCTATCTGTATTGGAAACTAACGATGGGTTTATATGGATTGTTGATTCCAAAGGATTATGGCGATGGGATTCCCAGTCTTTAAAAGCGGTGTCATTTGAAAACAAGCAAAGCGATACGCCTTCGCCGCAAATTCAAGCCACCTTTGTTACCAAAAGCGGTGAAGTATGGGTAGGTACTCAACAAGGCCTTTACCGTTTAAATCAAGAAAAACTACAACTCAATGCATATGAGGAAAGTTTACTTTCGGATGTATCGATACTTAACCTCAACGTCACTTCTATTGCCAACAATAAGATTTTCACTTTTGCATCAGATAGAGCGTTGTTTATTTTCAATGATACAACGAAAAAACTATTGGGATTTGAACTACCTCATAGAGCGAGGATCCATGCACTTCATGTAGATAGCAAGCACCAATTATGGGTTGGGTCTGGACAAGGGCTGTTTCAGTTTCCGCTCGTTGATATCGCAAGTAGCGGCGTTGAGCATTCTCCGCTACTGGTAGAAGTGGGTAGTTATAAAAAACCTCGTATCAGTAGTATCCTTTCGACCGCTTCAGGCTCCCTTGTCGTAGGCACTGCCGACAAAGGTTTGTTTATTCAAAATGAAGATGCATCATTTCGCCAATTAGCAATGGGTACCACGACATTGCCTTGGCTTTTTACTATGAGCGAAATAAAACCTGATTTACTGCTGCTTGGCACCTTTGGGCAAGGGTTGATAGAAGTGAATATTAATACTCATAAAACCCGCCAGTTTTTGCACAACCCACTTCAACCAGCCTCGCTTGCTGACGACAATATTTGGTCTACCTTTACCGATAGCAAAGGATTAGTGTGGATTGGCGCTGGGCACACGCTTAATATTTTCGATGCGAATAACCAATCGATAATTAATATATTCGGTGGTGCAAATATTGATAAAAGCTTGAGTTACCGAAAAGTACATTCGGTACAGTCCCATCATGGCGAACTGTTCGTAGGTTCCGGTAATGCCGGCATCGAAATCCTGTCACCGGTAAAAGGCAAAATAGAACAGCGTTGGGAAACATCAGAAAACCCCGTTGAAACCTTGCATGTGGCTAAAAATGGTGACGTATATGCGTCTAGCAACTTTGCATCAGTGAAAGTAGACTCTGCTACTAAGCAAGCCCTATTGTTAGCGGTATCAACACGCCATCCTTCAACATTTACCACTGCCTTTTTATCCACAGAGACGAGTTTGTGGCTAGGCGGTACAGACGGTTTATGGGTGCAGCACAATGCTACAGAAAAACACATTGAATTTGCTGACAGTATCGCAGAGCGGCGTATTGCGTCGTTAGCAATTGATAAAAATCGCTTATGGATTGGAACATGGCAAGGATTGGTCAAAGGTGACATTCAAATGGGTGAAACTATCGACTTGGCGACAAGTTACATTGCTCACCCCATTTTAAAACAGCAATATATATCTAGTTTATTCGTTGACGATAATGGTTACCTTTGGGTCGGTACAGGCTCTGCAGGTTTATTTGTTAAACCTACACACGCAGACTGGATTCAAATAGAGAGCACTAGTGGTTTGCCAGGCAATAACATTGCTGCAATCGCAGGAGAAAGTGAAGATCATATTTGGGTAAGTACTACCCAAGGCATTGCCGCAATAAACCGCCATAAATTTGCTGTTAGCTGGGCTGTCGTTGCACCAAGCGTGGTGAATGCGCCTTATGCACCTTCAGCAGCTACAATAACAAATGAGAACGACATTGTTTTTGGCGGCATTAACGGCTTAACCATTATTGACAGTAATAACGTTACGTTTGCGAAGCCGCCTCTGCCAGTCGTGCTTACGGATATTACTTTGGTTCACCATGACGATACAATCGAATCGCTGGGGCAAGCCGCGACTGATTTAACCCTTCCTCCACTGACAAAACGAATAACCTTCGAATTTACGGCACTTGATTATCTTACTCCTGAACACACTCACTATCGTTATCGTGTATTAGGGTTAGATGGAAACTGGATTCAGGCAAATGCTGAGCAACGTTTAGCAGTCATTACGATGCCGCAGCCTGGCGACTATACTTTGCAAATTGAGTATTCTTACGATGGAGTAACGTGGGAAAAAAATGCATTGCATCGAAAGTTACTTGTTATGCCAGCGTGGTATCAAACCGCACTAGCAAAATTTGTCGCTATCTTGTGTTTATGTGTCGCTGTGTACATAGGTCATTTACTGGGGGTAAAACATCACAGACACCGTCAAGCATTTCTAGAAAAGCTCGTGAATGCGAGAACTACTGAATTATCGATAGCTAATAAGCAACTCAGTGAACAGGCCGCAGCGCTTAAAGAGGCAAGTTTGACTGACCCACTAACGGGGTTACACAACAGGCGCTATCTAACACAACATATTGAGCGCGATATTGCCCTTGTGCAGCGTTATTACGCTAACTGCGATCAAACGTACACCGAGCCTAAAAACCACTATGACATACTGTTCTTCGTTATCGATTTAGACCACTTTAAAAAAATCAACGACACTTATGGTCATCAGGCTGGTGACAAGGTTTTAGTTGAAACCCAAAAACGCTTGAAGCGTATATTTCGTGAAACTGATTATCTTATTCGCTGGGGCGGTGAGGAGTTTTTAGTCGTCGTCCACAACACACCTAGAGAAGAAGCGTGTGTGTTGGCAGAGCGAGCGGTAGATATAGTGGGGTCGATTGAATTTCAACTTACAGAAGAAACAAGTAAACATGTCACCTGTTCAATTGGTTATGCGGCTTATCCACTTTCTCAGCAGCATTACGATATTTTTGATTGGCAAACTACAATAGGACTTGCAGATACCGCGCTTTATGGCGCGAAAAACAACTGTCGTAATACCTGGATGGGCTTAACGTCGATTCCACCAAGCACTAACCGTAAGGCGCTAGAAAAAGTTGCCAAGGTTCCTTCATCTATTTTTACATACGCCCAAGTTCAACAACCTAATAGCGCTAAGTTATAA
- the sodC gene encoding superoxide dismutase family protein, whose amino-acid sequence MKKLTLTAMVGAVSLALSASSFAGHHEDEGKKIMMNNLKTGEAIGSVMVSSYDDDGVVFTPKLSGLTPGIHGFHVHENGDCSAAMKDGKKVLGGAAGGHFDPENTGSHSVPWSEEGHEGDLPTLYVDESGNATQPVFAPELELEDIEGRAIMIHAGGDNYSDSPAKLGGGGERVACGVIGK is encoded by the coding sequence ATGAAAAAGCTTACATTAACCGCCATGGTAGGAGCAGTATCACTAGCCTTAAGCGCAAGTAGTTTCGCCGGTCATCATGAGGATGAAGGGAAAAAGATTATGATGAATAATCTGAAAACAGGCGAAGCTATCGGAAGCGTGATGGTAAGTAGCTACGATGACGACGGTGTGGTGTTTACACCAAAACTATCAGGGCTAACCCCAGGTATTCACGGCTTCCATGTACATGAAAATGGCGACTGCTCAGCAGCAATGAAAGATGGTAAAAAGGTTTTAGGCGGTGCTGCGGGCGGGCACTTCGACCCTGAAAATACGGGTAGTCACAGTGTACCTTGGTCTGAAGAAGGTCATGAAGGTGATTTACCAACCTTATATGTTGATGAAAGTGGCAATGCCACTCAACCTGTATTCGCACCTGAATTGGAGCTTGAAGATATTGAAGGGCGCGCCATTATGATTCATGCAGGTGGCGATAACTATTCAGATTCCCCAGCCAAACTTGGCGGTGGCGGCGAGCGAGTGGCTTGCGGCGTGATTGGTAAATAA
- a CDS encoding thioredoxin family protein — translation MFTFKFVSNALKPALKPVLTALVILASANVLAADNIPDVVGEISGEALLAQYPAFMDEYKSYQPSDAEIKAVSALEDDTLLILFGAWCHDSEREVPRLLKTLDASGLDAPQFTLFAVDRKKSDPEGMAEKHALKYTPTFILMRNGEEIGRVVERAETSLTQDLQALAAVAE, via the coding sequence GTGTTTACATTTAAGTTCGTATCTAATGCGTTAAAGCCAGCGTTGAAACCGGTATTAACTGCATTAGTAATATTAGCCTCAGCAAATGTGTTGGCTGCAGATAACATTCCAGATGTTGTAGGGGAAATTAGCGGTGAAGCATTGCTTGCACAGTATCCAGCTTTTATGGACGAATATAAGTCGTACCAACCTAGCGACGCAGAGATTAAAGCTGTATCTGCTTTAGAGGACGATACGCTACTCATACTATTTGGCGCATGGTGCCATGACAGTGAAAGGGAAGTACCCCGACTATTGAAAACGCTAGATGCTAGCGGATTAGATGCGCCTCAATTTACGTTATTCGCGGTTGACAGGAAAAAGAGCGATCCTGAGGGTATGGCAGAAAAGCATGCGCTTAAATATACGCCTACTTTCATATTAATGCGTAATGGTGAAGAAATAGGACGAGTGGTAGAACGTGCAGAAACTAGTTTGACCCAAGATTTACAGGCGCTGGCGGCAGTGGCTGAGTAG
- a CDS encoding OsmC family protein, with translation MSIVKSGSAAYKPLGKQGKGSISTETGALSNQPYGFNTRFEDGKGTNPEELIGAAHASCFTMALSFALSGAGYDDGELNTTAKISLDKTDDGYEISQSALSLEAIVEGITEDEFAKIAQEAKDNCPVSQLLDTKITLEYTLK, from the coding sequence ATGAGCATAGTTAAATCAGGCAGTGCAGCATACAAACCTTTAGGTAAGCAAGGCAAAGGCAGTATTTCTACCGAGACAGGCGCATTATCTAATCAACCCTACGGATTTAATACACGCTTTGAAGATGGCAAAGGCACCAACCCCGAAGAACTAATAGGGGCGGCGCACGCAAGTTGCTTCACCATGGCCTTATCTTTTGCACTATCAGGCGCAGGCTATGATGACGGAGAGCTAAACACTACCGCTAAAATCAGTTTAGATAAGACAGACGATGGTTATGAAATAAGTCAGTCAGCGTTAAGCCTTGAAGCGATCGTTGAGGGAATTACCGAAGACGAATTCGCTAAAATTGCTCAGGAAGCAAAAGACAACTGCCCCGTTTCACAGCTTTTAGATACGAAAATCACCCTTGAGTACACGTTGAAGTAG
- the msrA gene encoding peptide-methionine (S)-S-oxide reductase MsrA, whose translation MKSILPALLLSTFIAAPIATADETVLAGGCFWCMESDFEKLEGVTDVVSGFTGGAVPNPTYNGNHKGHYEAVKITYDESKVSYREILDHYWVNIDPFDARGQFCDKGPSYLSAVFVANNEERAIAQDTKNAVKAQFPNQTVVTPILDSSTFYPIKGDEIGHQDFYKKSPVRYKLYRWNCGRDQRLEEIWGEKATGKS comes from the coding sequence ATGAAATCTATTTTGCCCGCATTATTGTTAAGCACGTTTATCGCTGCCCCAATTGCCACTGCTGACGAGACTGTTCTGGCTGGTGGATGTTTTTGGTGCATGGAATCTGATTTTGAAAAATTAGAGGGCGTAACCGATGTGGTCTCGGGTTTTACCGGAGGAGCAGTGCCTAATCCTACTTATAATGGTAACCATAAGGGGCATTATGAAGCTGTGAAGATAACTTACGATGAAAGCAAAGTGTCGTATCGAGAAATACTCGACCATTACTGGGTGAATATTGACCCATTTGATGCAAGGGGGCAATTTTGTGATAAAGGCCCCAGTTATTTAAGTGCCGTATTTGTCGCTAACAATGAAGAACGTGCTATTGCACAAGACACTAAAAATGCGGTGAAAGCACAATTTCCAAATCAAACCGTGGTTACCCCAATTTTGGATTCATCGACATTTTATCCTATTAAAGGCGACGAAATAGGTCATCAAGATTTCTATAAAAAAAGCCCGGTGCGTTACAAGCTTTATCGCTGGAATTGTGGCCGCGATCAGCGCCTAGAGGAGATTTGGGGAGAGAAAGCAACAGGTAAGTCTTAG
- a CDS encoding substrate-binding periplasmic protein: MKKCVLIKLILLCLGLSSYFSVAEQHPKPPPLDSDTLLTTGSSYFPYVDKDAQDGGWSVSLVKAVFKHMNTPIYIDILPWQRGYKWALEGKYQGTFPYVHTDERAKSFIYSKRINSIPVRIYTSKEMKVNTLADVTGARLCLPYGYSLSSEQSEFINAYKLSVQRAVDARGCIVQVSKGWGDIGFTNGYLKRDHNSKLLEVFDSVSIIDIPVATIPLYYIVSKELENAQAHIDEFNAALALIEQSGERGQIDARFEAIANQK; the protein is encoded by the coding sequence ATGAAAAAGTGCGTTTTAATAAAGCTTATCTTGCTGTGTTTGGGGCTTTCGTCTTACTTTAGTGTGGCCGAGCAACACCCAAAGCCGCCACCGCTTGATAGCGATACCCTATTAACTACGGGTTCAAGTTACTTCCCTTATGTTGATAAAGATGCGCAAGATGGTGGCTGGTCTGTTTCATTGGTAAAAGCTGTTTTCAAGCACATGAATACCCCCATTTATATCGACATTTTACCCTGGCAACGTGGTTATAAATGGGCACTTGAAGGCAAGTATCAAGGAACATTTCCCTATGTTCATACCGACGAACGAGCCAAGTCGTTTATTTACTCTAAACGCATTAATTCAATTCCCGTACGTATTTACACCTCGAAAGAAATGAAAGTTAATACATTAGCTGATGTGACAGGGGCTCGCCTTTGTTTGCCATATGGCTATAGCTTAAGCAGCGAACAGTCAGAGTTTATCAACGCTTATAAGCTTTCTGTTCAACGAGCGGTTGATGCAAGAGGCTGTATTGTTCAAGTATCAAAAGGGTGGGGCGATATAGGCTTTACTAATGGTTACTTGAAAAGAGATCATAATTCAAAACTCCTTGAAGTATTTGACAGTGTCAGCATTATCGATATTCCTGTAGCCACTATTCCGCTTTACTATATTGTTTCTAAAGAGCTTGAAAATGCGCAGGCGCACATCGATGAATTTAACGCTGCATTAGCACTCATTGAACAGTCTGGCGAGCGCGGCCAAATAGATGCGCGTTTTGAAGCCATAGCCAATCAAAAGTAG
- a CDS encoding molybdenum cofactor guanylyltransferase codes for MAIDGVVLAGGLSSRMGEDKALLKRDERDMLTYTADLVSSLPIERLLISRNEATTVSYQSNKYADNYKVVNDVVANIGPLGGIYSVAKQSNADALIITPVDLPLLRKDDLEQLIAKGTSAKRPAYFSHHYLPLFLPLTTEVRQYLEGVVKGQVAQRSVNTMCTNFDAIEVSPENNARLTNVNTPAQWDAAKKLLSLAGN; via the coding sequence ATGGCCATTGATGGTGTAGTACTAGCAGGTGGGCTTTCAAGCCGAATGGGGGAAGATAAGGCGCTTTTGAAACGTGATGAGCGCGATATGCTTACTTACACTGCGGACTTAGTTTCTTCATTGCCTATTGAGCGTTTATTAATTAGCCGAAATGAAGCGACTACTGTTAGTTATCAGTCTAATAAATATGCTGATAACTACAAAGTGGTGAATGATGTAGTGGCCAATATTGGGCCTTTGGGCGGAATATATTCTGTTGCTAAACAAAGCAACGCGGATGCACTGATTATCACGCCAGTCGATTTGCCCCTGTTGCGAAAAGATGATTTAGAGCAGCTTATCGCCAAAGGCACCAGCGCAAAACGGCCTGCTTATTTTTCCCATCACTATCTACCCTTGTTTTTGCCGTTAACGACAGAGGTTCGACAGTACCTTGAAGGTGTTGTTAAAGGGCAAGTGGCGCAACGTTCAGTCAATACCATGTGTACAAATTTTGATGCAATTGAAGTCTCGCCGGAAAATAACGCGCGGTTAACCAACGTGAACACACCAGCGCAGTGGGATGCCGCTAAAAAATTGCTATCTTTGGCCGGAAATTAA
- a CDS encoding beta-propeller fold lactonase family protein, producing MLCISLPSAKSFMQIAGFCIGSVVVSFTVSAANVERQASVRNQASANGQELLSPSLVNVERYSEADVSHPVPQFKVDASWPKMPKTLIIGQVPGLSVDKNDNLWLLHRPNSLSKLDVGLTNNMGLCCEAAPHVLQFSPQGDLLNAWGGPEISPSINGENQWPATVHGLYVDDENTVWLGGNGDGDHVVLNFTEKGEFIRQFGTRGKTDGNLSKSTLGNPADIFHNTHTNKVFIADGYINKRVTAFNTEANEFDQLWGAYGTAPGGGTREGAFDVSQATANASATSTQAQNFGDIVHCVTQASDGRIYVCDRRNNRIQVFKADESGTVNFMQDVIVAGETGGLGTASDIAFSPDNKYMYVADMMNGRIWILLHENYQVLGSFGRPGRYPGQFTWLHSVVADSEGNLYTSEVSTGRRVQKFVLTGFEATQ from the coding sequence ATGCTTTGTATCTCTTTACCATCCGCTAAATCTTTTATGCAGATAGCTGGCTTTTGCATTGGCAGCGTAGTGGTTTCTTTCACGGTGAGTGCCGCTAATGTCGAGCGCCAAGCCAGCGTTAGAAACCAAGCCTCGGCGAATGGTCAAGAGCTGCTATCCCCCAGCTTGGTTAACGTTGAACGCTATTCTGAAGCAGATGTTAGCCATCCGGTTCCTCAATTCAAGGTGGATGCAAGCTGGCCTAAAATGCCGAAAACATTGATTATTGGTCAGGTGCCAGGGTTGTCGGTAGATAAAAACGATAACCTGTGGTTACTACACCGACCGAATTCACTAAGTAAGCTTGATGTCGGGCTTACCAACAATATGGGGCTTTGCTGTGAAGCTGCCCCTCACGTTTTACAATTTTCACCACAAGGCGACTTACTGAATGCGTGGGGCGGGCCTGAAATATCACCTTCAATAAACGGTGAAAACCAGTGGCCAGCAACGGTCCATGGATTATACGTGGATGATGAAAATACGGTGTGGTTGGGCGGAAATGGTGACGGTGACCATGTGGTGCTTAACTTCACGGAAAAAGGGGAATTTATTCGCCAGTTTGGTACTCGCGGTAAAACAGACGGAAACTTAAGTAAATCAACGCTAGGTAACCCTGCCGATATTTTTCATAACACCCACACTAATAAAGTTTTTATTGCTGACGGGTATATAAATAAACGGGTGACGGCGTTTAACACAGAGGCCAACGAGTTTGACCAATTATGGGGCGCGTACGGTACAGCACCTGGCGGCGGCACCCGTGAAGGTGCGTTCGATGTTTCTCAAGCCACGGCGAATGCCAGTGCTACCAGCACACAAGCACAAAACTTTGGTGATATCGTACATTGTGTTACTCAAGCAAGTGACGGCAGAATATATGTGTGCGATAGACGAAATAATCGGATTCAAGTATTTAAAGCTGATGAAAGCGGCACGGTTAATTTTATGCAAGACGTAATAGTGGCGGGCGAAACCGGCGGCTTAGGCACAGCCTCTGATATCGCGTTTTCGCCCGACAATAAATACATGTACGTGGCCGATATGATGAATGGTCGCATTTGGATTTTATTACATGAAAACTATCAAGTGCTAGGTAGTTTTGGTCGACCTGGTCGCTATCCGGGGCAGTTTACTTGGCTTCATAGTGTGGTAGCTGATAGCGAGGGTAACCTGTACACCTCAGAAGTCAGTACAGGCCGACGAGTACAAAAATTTGTACTAACCGGCTTTGAGGCTACTCAATAA
- a CDS encoding alpha/beta hydrolase, which translates to MPVSSVLATSVLSSALLLSTVADAKLDVAEHNQSLSHSAASSQSVNLSQNINLSSGAKGVLEKSSCTANNDTNLEIKGAVLLIHGWAGQKDEVGDLYKDLSHQLSAHCIASVRFDVRGEAEREASNYTLSSTFKSRVEDAQAGLDYLQAQYPNTPLVVVGFSLGGATAMELVSTHPKTFDGMVLWSTALNPNEIVTNSQNFKEVRQALEQGQSTLKSWVDLTLTRKHLLGMLGYNPIRNLGEFEGELLAIRGSNDYLPAHEKVIFDASNAVREDAYYIGGADHIFNVYEPNKSKKEEVLNLSVNWIKQLLN; encoded by the coding sequence ATGCCAGTAAGTTCGGTGCTAGCAACATCAGTGTTATCAAGCGCATTACTATTAAGCACAGTGGCTGATGCCAAATTAGATGTAGCTGAACATAATCAAAGCCTAAGCCATTCTGCAGCCTCAAGCCAGAGTGTAAACTTAAGCCAAAACATAAACTTGAGCTCGGGAGCCAAAGGGGTACTGGAAAAGTCTAGCTGCACCGCTAACAATGATACCAACCTTGAAATAAAAGGCGCGGTACTGCTAATACACGGTTGGGCAGGGCAAAAAGATGAAGTGGGCGACTTATATAAAGATTTATCGCACCAGTTAAGCGCGCATTGTATTGCTTCTGTCAGGTTTGATGTTCGAGGGGAAGCGGAACGTGAAGCAAGTAATTATACGCTATCGAGTACCTTTAAAAGCCGGGTAGAAGATGCGCAGGCCGGGCTAGATTACTTGCAAGCGCAGTATCCTAACACGCCATTGGTGGTTGTAGGGTTTAGTTTAGGGGGCGCGACGGCTATGGAGTTGGTTAGTACGCACCCTAAAACCTTTGATGGCATGGTGTTATGGTCTACAGCGCTAAACCCGAATGAAATAGTGACGAATAGTCAAAACTTTAAAGAAGTTCGACAGGCTTTAGAACAAGGGCAAAGCACATTAAAAAGCTGGGTTGATTTAACGCTCACCAGAAAGCATTTGTTGGGCATGTTGGGCTACAATCCCATTCGAAACTTAGGTGAATTTGAAGGGGAACTATTAGCGATAAGAGGCTCGAACGACTATTTACCCGCTCATGAAAAGGTTATTTTTGATGCGAGTAATGCGGTGCGTGAAGATGCCTATTACATAGGTGGCGCCGATCATATCTTCAACGTATATGAACCTAATAAAAGCAAAAAAGAAGAAGTGCTGAATTTATCTGTTAATTGGATCAAGCAGCTACTAAATTAA
- a CDS encoding putative bifunctional diguanylate cyclase/phosphodiesterase, with the protein MQICGVSALGLVASLSVARNVTFIIIAVGLTCLIAAFVFAYKHKVLASASTLLVSLSSMLFALAATGAGLFDIAILGYPTLVIFAAILGGVGLFITLLSFVTLQCVLIVGLSLQGIITPHIPSTSWEHLIFTLVIFIVTGFSVYILVRDIKDLMTSLQGENIKVAQSRTQIQHLAHHDSLTNLPNRLYGETLFNLSLSECEEHGQSLALLFIDLDNFKPINDALGHAAGDQLLKSLTQQLTEILSPKQYLIRFGGDEFLVIAPFNPESDELTSLANALIGQCASVFDIFQNQVRVSASLGTASAPKDGTDFKQLCRKADIAMYKAKQDGRNTYHHYDESLDKASENKFKMLQLLRPALSEQQFELHYQPIVDLKSGNIKTLEALLRWPQPDGSMIPPDLFIPLAESSGLINELGSWVVRQATQFCAQLRQQGHSDIRMAVNLSVMQFKDDQLQRTIESALYEAGLPPEALELELTESLLIDETEQIQKQLASLSKLGITIAIDDFGTGYSNLGYLRNFNASKLKVDRSFISPLCFSEHDESLVGAIINMAASLGLQTVAEGIEDEETLQKLLLLGCDTGQGYFWSKPLPENALMEFLKSRNT; encoded by the coding sequence ATGCAAATTTGTGGAGTGTCTGCTCTCGGGCTGGTGGCTTCTCTTTCTGTGGCGCGCAATGTTACCTTTATTATTATTGCCGTCGGCCTTACCTGCTTAATTGCCGCGTTTGTGTTCGCATATAAACATAAAGTACTTGCCTCAGCATCTACCCTGCTGGTGTCATTATCTTCCATGTTGTTCGCCCTAGCTGCAACCGGTGCAGGGTTATTCGACATAGCTATTTTGGGTTACCCCACCCTAGTAATTTTCGCCGCTATTTTAGGCGGTGTAGGCTTGTTCATAACGCTACTTTCTTTTGTTACTTTGCAATGTGTGCTTATTGTCGGGTTGTCGCTCCAAGGTATTATTACACCCCATATCCCTTCAACTAGTTGGGAGCATTTAATTTTCACACTAGTGATATTTATCGTCACAGGTTTTAGTGTTTACATTTTAGTTCGTGATATCAAAGACTTAATGACATCGCTTCAGGGCGAAAATATCAAAGTGGCGCAAAGTCGCACGCAAATTCAGCATTTGGCGCACCACGACAGCCTAACCAATTTACCTAATCGGCTGTATGGTGAAACCCTATTTAATTTATCGCTAAGCGAGTGTGAAGAACATGGGCAGTCATTAGCATTACTGTTTATTGATTTAGATAATTTTAAGCCAATTAACGATGCGTTAGGCCATGCGGCGGGCGATCAATTGCTTAAATCACTTACCCAACAGCTCACAGAAATCTTGTCGCCAAAACAATATCTCATCCGCTTCGGTGGTGATGAATTTCTGGTTATTGCCCCTTTCAACCCTGAAAGTGATGAGTTGACATCGCTCGCTAATGCTCTGATTGGGCAGTGCGCATCTGTTTTCGATATATTTCAAAACCAAGTAAGGGTTTCAGCCTCATTAGGCACAGCTAGCGCACCAAAAGACGGCACCGATTTTAAGCAGCTATGCAGAAAAGCCGATATTGCTATGTATAAAGCGAAACAAGATGGCCGCAATACCTATCACCATTACGATGAGAGTTTAGACAAAGCCAGCGAAAACAAGTTTAAAATGCTACAACTCTTGCGCCCAGCGCTGAGTGAACAACAATTCGAGCTGCACTACCAGCCCATCGTAGATTTAAAGAGTGGCAACATTAAAACCCTAGAAGCATTACTACGCTGGCCTCAACCTGATGGGAGTATGATCCCGCCAGACTTATTCATCCCCTTGGCAGAAAGTAGTGGCTTAATTAATGAGTTAGGTAGCTGGGTAGTGCGTCAAGCCACCCAATTTTGTGCCCAATTACGCCAGCAGGGACATTCTGACATACGTATGGCAGTGAATTTATCGGTGATGCAATTTAAAGATGACCAGCTTCAACGCACTATTGAAAGTGCATTGTATGAAGCGGGCTTACCTCCAGAAGCATTAGAACTAGAGTTAACCGAATCGTTGTTGATTGATGAAACCGAGCAAATACAAAAGCAACTCGCTTCACTGAGCAAGCTTGGCATTACCATTGCCATTGACGACTTTGGTACGGGTTACTCTAACTTGGGTTATCTTCGAAACTTTAACGCTTCAAAGCTTAAAGTAGATAGATCGTTTATAAGCCCGTTGTGTTTCTCGGAGCACGATGAGTCTTTGGTAGGCGCTATTATCAACATGGCAGCCAGTTTAGGCTTGCAGACGGTGGCTGAGGGAATTGAAGATGAAGAGACCTTGCAAAAGCTGCTGTTACTTGGCTGCGACACTGGGCAAGGCTATTTCTGGTCAAAACCCTTACCCGAAAACGCGTTAATGGAATTTTTGAAAAGCCGTAACACTTAA